Below is a genomic region from Streptomyces sp. NBC_00461.
CCTCGCCCGTACGGGAGCGCGGGTCGTGGCCTACGAGGATCCGGGCGGGCCGGCCACCGCGACGGCGGCCGCCGAGGCGGCGGGGCTGACGGCCGTCCCGGTGCCGGTCGACGAGGACGGCGTCGACGTACGGGCGTTGGACGCCACCGGCGCCCGGGCCGTGATCGTCACACCGGCCCACCAGTGGCCGACCGGTGTCGTGCTGGCGCCCGCCCGCCGCCACGCGCTGATCGAGTGGGCCGAGCGCAGGGACGCGTATGTCATCGAGGACGACTACGACGCCGAGTTCCGCTACGACCGCGAACCCGTCGGTGCCCTCCAGGGCCTCGCCGCCGACCGCGTGATCTCCGTCGGCACGGTCAGCAAGTCCCTCGCCCCCGCCCTGCGCCTGGGCTGGCTGCTGTGCCCGCAGGCGCTCACCGAGTCGCTCACCGACCTCAAGCGCATCGCCGACCGCGGCTCACCCTCTCTCGACCAGCTCGCCCTCGCCCGCCTGATCGAGTCCGGCCGCTACGACCGTCATCTGCGCCGCATGCGCACGACGTACGCGACCCGCCGCACCGCCCTCGTCTCGGCCCTCGCCCAACACGCCCCGGCGGTACGCCTGTCGGGGCTGGCAGCCGGGTTCCACGCGGTGGCGCATCTGCCGTCGGGCGTCGAGGAGAGGGGGGTGGTGGCGGAGGCTCGCAGCCGTGGGGTGGGCCTGTACGGCATGAGTGCGTGCCGGTCGTCGGGGGCCGAGTCCCCGGCCCAACTCATCATGGGATTCGGTGATGTGACGGATCGTGCGATCGGGGAGGGGATCGCCGCGGTGGCGGATCTCCTCGGTTAGGCGTTCCGGAGCGACGCGGCGAGGAGTTTGTCCGCCGCCTCGCCGAAGGCGCCGCTCAGCGACTTGTCGGCGATGCGGTCGGCGTACGCCTGGAACATCAGCCCGGTCACGACCTGTACGGCGGGGGTCACGAACTCCGGGCCGATGGGGTTCGGAGGCACCGGGACCGGCCAGCGCTTGGGCCAGGGGAACTCGCGGTACGGAGGCGTGGGACACATGTCGTCGACCACCGACTTCAGGAGGTCGCGGCCCCCACGGCCGGTCTGCTCCGCCACGACCGCGGCCTCGGCGACCTGGCCGACCGTTCGGCGCACGGCACCCCAGAACTCGGCCTGCTGCTGCGGCGCGCCGCCCATCCGGAGGTTCCCGTCGACTCCGAGGGCACTCACCTGCGACGCGGTCAACGCGAGTGCGGGAGGGTGCGGGTCGAGCCCGTCCAGGGCCTCAGGGTGCGTGCGGGCGAGGTACCGCAGGATCTGGGCCGTGTGGGCCGCGCTGATCGGACTGCCCATGCTGAGTCCTCCGTTCGGAGTCGGGATCACCAGCATGTGCAGGACAGCGTGATCGCCGCATTCCGGGCGCGTCACCGCTCCGCCAAGAGGCCTACAACCGCGCGCCCTTCAACGCCATGTGCAGCAGCAGCCGGTCCTCGCCGTCGTCCAGGTCGAGGCCCGTCAGCTGCTCCACGCGGGACAGGCGGTAGTAGAGGGTCTGGCGGTGGATGCCCAACTCCGCCGCCGTGCGGCCGGCCTGGCCCGCGCAGTCCAGGTAGATCTCGGCGGTGCGGGCGAGTTCCCGGTGGGCGGGGGACAGCAGGGCGTGTACGACGGGATCGTGGGCCACCTCCGGCGGCAGCGAGGTCAGCAGGCGGAACGGGCCGATGTGCGCCCACTCGGCGACGGGACCGAGCCGGGGCTCGGCCAGCGCGGCCCGAGCCGCCGCGGAGGCCTCCCGCCAGGCCGTCGCGAGTTCCCCGAGACCGGTGCGCGCGGCGGCGACCCCGGACGCCGCGGCGGCGCCGCCTTCCAGCTGCCGCGCCCGCTCCAGCAGCCGCCCCGCCGCCGAGGTCGCCGGTGTCAGCACGTCCGCCGAGCGCAGCCGCACCAGCAGGGCGAGGGACTGGGACGCGACGCCCCGCGGCACCGTGCACAACGCCGTCGCACCCGGCACCGTACGGACCGAAGGCGCGTCGTGGGGGTCGGCCGACGGCCAGGGGGTCACGCAGACCACCGTGTGCGGGCCGTCCGCCCGCGACCCGAGCGCCGTACGCAGCTCCGCCACCGCCATGTCCTGTGGCCAGCCGCGTTCGGCGGTGAGCACGGCCCGCAGCTCCCGGGTGAGGTCGGCGCCGTGCTGCGCCTCGTCCGCGAGCAGGGCACCGATGCGGACCGTCACGTCCATGGCCGCGGTCAGCTGCCGTTCGGTGGGGCCGGGGTCGGAGTCCAGCAGCCAGACATAGCCCAGGACGACCCCCCGATGGCGTACGGGCAGGCAGATGCGTCCCCGGTACACGCCCGCCTCGGGTGTCGGCGGGATGCGGACCGGGCCCGTCGCCCGGGTGATGCCGAAGCCCTCGAACCAGGAGCGGACGGTGGACGTCGAGCGCCGCGTCAGGATCGAGCGGGTGCGGACCGGGTCCAGGGCCGAGGCGTCGAGGTCGCCCTCGCTGTCGTACGCACCGAAGGCGATCAGCTCGAAGTCCCGGTTCTCCAGGGTCGCGGGGGCGCCGAGGAGCTCCGAGATCTCGTCGACCAGCTCCTGGTAGTCACCTGCGCGGTGGGAAGTTGCAGCATCGCCCGTCACTCGGGCATTCTCCCGCATTTCCACGCCCCTTCATACATCTGTCTGAGATCTGCGGCACGGATGCGTGACAGCTGTCGATGGTCGACGATCGAAGGGATCCTTAGGTTTCACGGTGGTTCTGTCTGCTGGTCTGTGGAGGTGCCCCGTGCTGGGTCCCGTGATTCTTGCCGCGTCGCGCAGCGACCGGATGCGACGTCTGATCTCGGCGGCCCCGGTGACCAAGCAGGTCGTCGACCGCTTCATCCCCGGTGAGACCGTGGACACCATCGTGCCGATCATCGAGGACCTCACCGGCGGGGGTCTGGAGCTGACGATGGACGTCGTCGGTGAGGACATCACCACACCCGAGCAGGCGGCCGTGGCCCGTGACGCCTATCTGACGCTGATCGGGCGGCTGAGCGACCTCGGCCTGGGCGAGCGGGTCGAGATGTCCGTCAAGCTGTCCATGTTCGGGCAGGCGCTGGACGGTGGCCACGAGCTGGCCCTCGCCAACGTCCGGCCCGTCGTCGAGGCCGCCGCCGCCATCGGTACGACGGTCACGCTCGACGCCGAGGACCACACCACCCTCGACTCGATGTTCGCCATCCACGAGGAGCTGCGGAAGGACTTCCCGCAGACCGGCTGCGTCATCCAGGCCTACCTCTTCCGCACCGAGTCCGACGCCCGCCGCCTCGCCGGGAGCGGCAGCCGGGTGCGGCTCGTGAAGGGCGCGTACAAGGAGCCCGCCGAGGTCGCCTACCAGCAGAAGCACGAGATCGACAAGGCGTACGTCCGGGTCCTGAGGACTCTGATGGAGGGCGAGGGGTATCCGATGATCGGGTCCCACGACCCGCGTCTCATCTCCATCGCGCAGGAACTCGCCCGCAAGGCCGGGCGCAAGCTCGACGAGTACGAGTTCCAGATGCTGTACGGGATCAGGAGCGACGAGCACGTGCGGCTGGCCGCCGAGGGCCACCGGATGCGCGTCTACACCGCCTACGGCACCGACTGGTACGGCTACTTCATGCGCAGGCTCGCGGAGAAGCCGGCCAACCTGCGCTTCTTCGTCCGCAGCATGATCAGCAAGGGCTGAACCCGAACACCCGCTCACGTACAAGGAGTTACGCATCCCATGGACGCTGTGACCCAGGTCCCCACCCCCGTCAACGAGCCGGTGCACGGCTATGCCCCCGGCTCGCCCGAGCGCGCCCGGCTCGAAGCCAAGCTGAAGGAGCTGGCCGAGAACCCGGTCGACCTGCCGATGACGATCGGCGGAGAGAAGCGGATGGGCGGCGGCGAGCGCTTCGACGTCGTGCAACCGCACAACCACAAGGCCCGCCTGGGCACGTACGCCAACGCCACCCAGCAGGACGCCCAGGACGCCGTCGACGCGGCCCTCGCCGCCGCGCCCGCCTGGCGCGCGATGGCCTTCGACGACCGCGCCGCGATCATCCTGCGCGCGGCCGAGCTGCTGTCCGGACCGTGGCGCGAGACCCTCGCCGCGTCCACCATGCTCGGCCAGTCGAAGACCGCCCAGCAGGCCGAGATCGACTGTCCCTGCGAGCTCATCGACTTCTGGCGCTTCAACGTCGCCTACGCCCGTCAGATCCTGGCCGAGCAGCCCCCGGCCAACTCCACGGGCGTCTGGAACCGTCTGGACCACCGCCCGCTGGAGGGCTTCGTCTACGCGATCACGCCGTTCAACTTCAGCGCGATCGCCGGCAATCTGCCCACCGCCCCCGCGCTCATGGGCAATGTCGTGGTCTGGAAGCCTTCCCCGACCCAGACCCACGCGGCCGTCCTGCTGATGCAGCTGCTGGAGGAGGCGGGCCTGCCCAAGGGCGTCATCAACCTCGTCACCGGCGACGGCATCGAGGTCTCCAAGGTGGCCCTGGAGCACCGGGACCTCGCCGGCATCCACTTCACCGGCTCGACCAAGACCTTCCAGTACCTGTGGAAGACGGTCGGGAACAACATCGAGAAGTACCGCACCTACCCGCGGATGGTCGGCGAGACCGGCGGCAAGGACTTCCTGGTCGCCCACCCGAGCGCCGACCGCGCGGTCCTCAAGACCGCCCTGACCCGCGGTGCCTTCGAGTACCAGGGCCAGAAGTGCAGCGCGACCTCCCGCGCCTACGTCCCGGCGTCCATCTGGAACTCCGGCTTCAAGGAGGAGTTCGCCGCCGAGGTCGACCACCTGACCATGGGCGACGTCACCGACCTCACCCACTTCATGGGCGCCGTCATCGACGACCGCTCCTTCGCCAAGAACAAGGCCGCCATCGACCGCGCCGAGCAGGACCCCGCGTGCACGATCGTCGCGGGCGGCAGCTACGACGACTCGGTCGGCTATTTCGTCCGACCGACCGTCGTCGAGTGCAGCGACCCGGAGAACGAGGTCTTCCGCACCGAGTACTTCGGTCCCTTCCTCGCCGTGCACGTCTACGAGGACGAGAAGTACGAGGAGATGCTGACCCAGATGGAGTCGGTGTCCGACTACGCGCTGACCGGCTCGGTCATCTCCAACGACCGCGCCGCGGCCGCGTACACGATGGAGAAGCTGCGTTACGCGGCCGGAAACTTCTACATCAACGACAAGTCCACCGGCGCCGTCGTCGGTCAGCAGCCCTTCGGCGGCGGCCGCGCCTCCGGCACCAACGACAAGGCCGGCGCCCCGCAGAACCTGCAGCGCTGGACCCTGACCCGCGCCATCAAGGAGACGCTGGTGCCGCCGACCGACTACGCGTACCCGCACATGGGCTGACGTCCGGTCGTCCTGTTCCTGCGGTGACGGGCCGGAAAGCCGATCTTCGGTTTCCCGGCCCGTCGGCCTGTCCGCACGCATCACACTGGCCTCATGGACGACGTGGACGACGTGGACGGCACGGACGACAGCGTGGACGGCATGGCGACCGTCACGGCCGACGACGGCGTACGGCTGTGGGCCGTGCGGTCGGGGCAGGGCGAGCCGTTGGTGCTGTGTCACGGCGGGCCGGGGCTGTGGGACATGTTCGCGGACGTGGCCGGGCTGCTGGCCGGCGTGACCCCGGTCGTCCGCTGGGACCAGCGCGGGTCGGGGCGGTCGCAGCGGTGCGCCGGACCGTGGACGACGGACCGCTTCGTGGCCGATCTGGACGCCGTACGACGGCACTTCGGGCTGGAGCGGATGGCGCTGCTCGGCCACTCCTGGGGCGCGCAACTGGCGTTGAGCTACGCGTTGGCGCATCCGGAGCGGGTGCGGGCGCTGGTGTACGTGGCCGGTACGGGCATCGGCCCCACCACCGACTGGCACGACGCCTACTGGATGAATTTCCTCGCCAGGCTCGGCGACCACCCCGAACGACTCGCGCGCTGGCGGGAGTTGACGGACCGTACCCAACGCTCGGAGGACGCGGAGCGCGAGCGGGCGGTGCTTCAGTGGTCGGTCGAGTTCGAGGACCGGGAGGGGGCGCTGGAGCCGGCCGGACGCATGGCCGACCCCTGGTTCGGGATCAACCACGCATGCAACAGGGCCCTCAACGACGAGACCGAACGCACGTGGGGCACACCCGAGTTGTACGCGGCCTGCGCGGCCCTCGACGTGCCCGTCCTGATCGTCGACGGCGCCCGGGACATCCGTCCGCGCTCGGCGGTGGACTCGCTGGAGCGGGCGCTGCCGCGGGTGCGGCGAGTGGTGCTTCCCCGGGCCGGCCACCTGCCGTGGGCCGAGGATCCCGAGGGCTTCCGCGACGCGGTGGGGCAGGCCTTGTGAACACCGCGGACGGGCCTGCATTCCGACGTGACCTGTACCGGGGGACGCCGGTGACCGCGACCGCTTCCGCGTCCCGTACCCGGACGACCTGATCGACGACCTGGTCCGGCGCTGCGGCGCGGACGGCGGGGGCGGCTGCTGGACCTCGCCTGCGGCACCGGACAGATCGGCTTCGCGGTGCGGCCGTTCTGCGGCGAGGTGTGGGCCGTCGACGTGATCGCGATCGGCAACGCGTTCCATCGGCTGCCCCGGTCCCGGGTCGCCGCACGCGCGTACCGGTGGCTCCGGCCGGGTGGCCGGCCGGCCCTGGTGTGGTCACAGAGCCAGCGGCGCGGCGAGCTGCCGTGAACGCGACATGGCCGACGTTGTCGCGCGCTGGATGGACCGGGTGGGCGGGCACGACCGTGTCCCGGCGGACGCCGGACAGGCGCGAAGGCTGGTGCCCGACCGGGAGGTTCTGGAGGGGGCGGGGTTAGAGGTGGCCGGGACGTTCGGCTTGCCCGCTCCTCACACCTGGAACCCGCGGGCCCTCGTCGGCAACGTGTTCTCGACGTCGGTGCTGTCCAGGGAGGCCCTCGGCCGGCGCGTGGAGGACTTCGAGGCGGACCTGCGGGGGTCGCCGCGCGGCCACGACAGCCTCACCGAGACCATCGACACCGCCTACGAACTCGGCCGTGCGCCCGGTCGGCGCCGGACGGGAAGCTGTCGGCCTGTCGGCCGAGGAAGTCACCCCAGGTCAGAGCGGTGTGACCTATCCGCCGTCTCAGATAGTAGGAAGTCCGAGTAATTGTGGAGACAGACTCGGGTCGCTCCCTTACGTTTGTAGGAGCCGAACGTCTCGCTCGACCAAGCGAATGGCGGTCGTGAGCCGGGCCCCGTGCAGGCAACCCCTGCGGCACCGCTCTCCCGCCCCATCCGGCGTCTCGTAACCCCTTTCCGCACTCCAGGATGTCGAAGGAGTCGATTTCCCATGGCCGAGACGACCGCCCGCCGCCGAGTCCGTCACATTTCCCGCACGAGCGAGTCCGACCGAAAGAACGCCGCAGCCGCCCTCCAGCGCGCCCTGGACCGCAGGGACAACGGCGGTTCGACCGGCCACTGAGCCGGAACCACCCTCAGACCGGGACCCACGGGCCGGGAGCCGCACCCGCCCGAGGTGCGGCGCGGGCTCACGCTCCGCGCCGCACCTCGAAGTGGTCGATGCGCCTGCCGTCGTCCGTCAGCGCCGACACCTTGAGGGCCGGCCGGGGGCCGCTGTGCGCCTCCACCGAGAGCAGCGAGAAACCCCGGTAGCGCACCCGCGACCACTCCACGGTCTCCGTCTCGGAGGCCTTCGCCTTCGTCCACCGGAAGGTGGCGACGGAGTCGTGGTGCGTGACGTGTCCCTCGTAGCTCTCCTTCACGCCCGCCGGGAAGCCGTACAGGTCCCGGCCGCCGCCGCCCGCCGTGACGTACACGGTTCCGTCGCGCGTCGGATCGGTCGACCCGCCGATGGGCACGGGCCGGCCGACCCCGCCGTCCTTGATGGCGTCGGTCCGCTCGTAGACATGGTTGTGGCCGTTGATCACCAGGTCCACCTGGTGCTTGGCGAACAGCGGCAGCCATTCGGCGCGCACCCCGCCGTCGGAGGCGTGCGCGGAGGTCGAGTAGGCGCAGTGGTGGAAGAAGACGACGACGAAGTCGACGTCCTTCGCCGCCCGCAGCTGGGCCAGCTTCCGGTCCAGCCACTTCGTCTGCTTGCCGCCCGAGTAGCCGAAGTTGGCGGGGATCTCGTACGACACGTCGTTGGCGTCCAGAGCCACGAAGCCGACGTTGCCGTACGTGAACGCGTACACGCCCGGCGCCGTCCGGCCGTCGAAGCCGCTGTCCGGGAGGGACCAGCGGGCCAGCTGGCCGCCGTAGCCCTCCGGCGAGTACCAGGCCTCCATGTCATGGTTGCCGGTCGTCACCATCCACGGCACCGACCTCGCCACCGGCTCGTTCTGCTTGAGGAACAGGTCCCAGAACGCCGGGTCGTAGCCGTCCGACTTCTTGCCCTGGCCGTTGGTGTCGGCGTAGCAGATGTCGCCCGCGTGCAGGTGGAAGGCGGGCTTCTGGCGCAGGATCACATGGTCGTTGGCGGCCGCGGCCTGGCTGACGCCCTGGTCGCCGAAGGCCGTGAACACGAAGGAGCGCGGGGCCGCGGGCGCCGTGCGGAAGGAGCTGATGGTCGAGCGGTGGGCCGGGGACGCCGGGTCGAAGCCCTCGTGGCCGACGCCGTAGTAGTACGTCGTGCCGGGGCGCAGCCCGTCCAGGGCCGCGTGCAGGTAGTACTGCTCCAGCGCCGAGCGCACGCCCGTCACACCCGGAGTGTGCAGGTCGCGGACCTCGGCCTCGATCTTCCGGCTCAGCTCGTCGGGCTTCGTGCCGATCCGGACGTACGGCTTCTTCACCGCGAGTGGCACCTGCCAGGAGACGCGCATCTGCGTCTTCGGGTCGGCGCCGAAGGAGAGATGGCGCCCGAAGGGGGAGACCACCGAACCGTGGACCTCCGAGGCCGCGGGGGAGGGGGTCGCCCTGCTCGACGATCCCGCGCCGCCGCC
It encodes:
- the pdxR gene encoding MocR-like pyridoxine biosynthesis transcription factor PdxR gives rise to the protein MPVQWAGLSPELLLTVDREGGERLCAQLERQLRDAIRSGRLQAGERLPSSRELARILGLSRGLVQDCYAQLQAEGYLVTRVGSATRVADCAQVAPAPTTPPPGGRPRLIADFRYGVPDLASFPVADWLWATREAARTMPTADLDYGDPRGSSALREVVAGYLRRVRGAAADPARTVVCSGYAQGLSLALRALARTGARVVAYEDPGGPATATAAAEAAGLTAVPVPVDEDGVDVRALDATGARAVIVTPAHQWPTGVVLAPARRHALIEWAERRDAYVIEDDYDAEFRYDREPVGALQGLAADRVISVGTVSKSLAPALRLGWLLCPQALTESLTDLKRIADRGSPSLDQLALARLIESGRYDRHLRRMRTTYATRRTALVSALAQHAPAVRLSGLAAGFHAVAHLPSGVEERGVVAEARSRGVGLYGMSACRSSGAESPAQLIMGFGDVTDRAIGEGIAAVADLLG
- a CDS encoding PucR family transcriptional regulator, with the translated sequence MRENARVTGDAATSHRAGDYQELVDEISELLGAPATLENRDFELIAFGAYDSEGDLDASALDPVRTRSILTRRSTSTVRSWFEGFGITRATGPVRIPPTPEAGVYRGRICLPVRHRGVVLGYVWLLDSDPGPTERQLTAAMDVTVRIGALLADEAQHGADLTRELRAVLTAERGWPQDMAVAELRTALGSRADGPHTVVCVTPWPSADPHDAPSVRTVPGATALCTVPRGVASQSLALLVRLRSADVLTPATSAAGRLLERARQLEGGAAAASGVAAARTGLGELATAWREASAAARAALAEPRLGPVAEWAHIGPFRLLTSLPPEVAHDPVVHALLSPAHRELARTAEIYLDCAGQAGRTAAELGIHRQTLYYRLSRVEQLTGLDLDDGEDRLLLHMALKGARL
- a CDS encoding proline dehydrogenase family protein; its protein translation is MLGPVILAASRSDRMRRLISAAPVTKQVVDRFIPGETVDTIVPIIEDLTGGGLELTMDVVGEDITTPEQAAVARDAYLTLIGRLSDLGLGERVEMSVKLSMFGQALDGGHELALANVRPVVEAAAAIGTTVTLDAEDHTTLDSMFAIHEELRKDFPQTGCVIQAYLFRTESDARRLAGSGSRVRLVKGAYKEPAEVAYQQKHEIDKAYVRVLRTLMEGEGYPMIGSHDPRLISIAQELARKAGRKLDEYEFQMLYGIRSDEHVRLAAEGHRMRVYTAYGTDWYGYFMRRLAEKPANLRFFVRSMISKG
- the pruA gene encoding L-glutamate gamma-semialdehyde dehydrogenase — protein: MDAVTQVPTPVNEPVHGYAPGSPERARLEAKLKELAENPVDLPMTIGGEKRMGGGERFDVVQPHNHKARLGTYANATQQDAQDAVDAALAAAPAWRAMAFDDRAAIILRAAELLSGPWRETLAASTMLGQSKTAQQAEIDCPCELIDFWRFNVAYARQILAEQPPANSTGVWNRLDHRPLEGFVYAITPFNFSAIAGNLPTAPALMGNVVVWKPSPTQTHAAVLLMQLLEEAGLPKGVINLVTGDGIEVSKVALEHRDLAGIHFTGSTKTFQYLWKTVGNNIEKYRTYPRMVGETGGKDFLVAHPSADRAVLKTALTRGAFEYQGQKCSATSRAYVPASIWNSGFKEEFAAEVDHLTMGDVTDLTHFMGAVIDDRSFAKNKAAIDRAEQDPACTIVAGGSYDDSVGYFVRPTVVECSDPENEVFRTEYFGPFLAVHVYEDEKYEEMLTQMESVSDYALTGSVISNDRAAAAYTMEKLRYAAGNFYINDKSTGAVVGQQPFGGGRASGTNDKAGAPQNLQRWTLTRAIKETLVPPTDYAYPHMG
- a CDS encoding alpha/beta fold hydrolase, encoding MDDVDDVDGTDDSVDGMATVTADDGVRLWAVRSGQGEPLVLCHGGPGLWDMFADVAGLLAGVTPVVRWDQRGSGRSQRCAGPWTTDRFVADLDAVRRHFGLERMALLGHSWGAQLALSYALAHPERVRALVYVAGTGIGPTTDWHDAYWMNFLARLGDHPERLARWRELTDRTQRSEDAERERAVLQWSVEFEDREGALEPAGRMADPWFGINHACNRALNDETERTWGTPELYAACAALDVPVLIVDGARDIRPRSAVDSLERALPRVRRVVLPRAGHLPWAEDPEGFRDAVGQAL
- a CDS encoding purple acid phosphatase family protein, which produces MDLPDFGIPPQLARRMSMAEQHEYLRTKLTRRRTLVTAGAVAAGGLLTGCGGGAGSSSRATPSPAASEVHGSVVSPFGRHLSFGADPKTQMRVSWQVPLAVKKPYVRIGTKPDELSRKIEAEVRDLHTPGVTGVRSALEQYYLHAALDGLRPGTTYYYGVGHEGFDPASPAHRSTISSFRTAPAAPRSFVFTAFGDQGVSQAAAANDHVILRQKPAFHLHAGDICYADTNGQGKKSDGYDPAFWDLFLKQNEPVARSVPWMVTTGNHDMEAWYSPEGYGGQLARWSLPDSGFDGRTAPGVYAFTYGNVGFVALDANDVSYEIPANFGYSGGKQTKWLDRKLAQLRAAKDVDFVVVFFHHCAYSTSAHASDGGVRAEWLPLFAKHQVDLVINGHNHVYERTDAIKDGGVGRPVPIGGSTDPTRDGTVYVTAGGGGRDLYGFPAGVKESYEGHVTHHDSVATFRWTKAKASETETVEWSRVRYRGFSLLSVEAHSGPRPALKVSALTDDGRRIDHFEVRRGA